Proteins co-encoded in one Cytobacillus sp. NJ13 genomic window:
- a CDS encoding tetratricopeptide repeat protein, whose product MSKDSKARHQKGKLLSFIPNGEYYFSKGIKAYHRRDFHKAKKYLMRAMQLEPGEPMIICQLAIVHSEMGEYQESNQLLHMILEELDEDMVECHYFLANNYAHMGLFKDAYTHANTYLDLDRDGEFTEDTEDLLELLTLEAEDLDDELYEQDDLITKQEHARELLESGHFPKAVEILNSVIDEYPEYWSAYNNLALAYFYLGEVQKASDILEKVLEENPGNLHALCNKLVFAFYERDVRQVRLLKEALKKIKPLSIEHQFKLGATFALTGEYEAAFAWLRKLQKKGFEGDGPFYYWLSYSAYFTGREEMAKSAWKKAIEINPEKEGFEPWNDEKVTSSGFEDHYSSILKKLESDYIEERLFGLFLTSVSSRRDEILTSEAIVRNDKFSAMEKEYLSFVKTDQEAPAQVQAAHETAELFYENYHPIGTVEAGLYLMWFTIFAELTNNRQNIKNKKAWAAAIEYVWHKLRNEKVSQSKIAGRYGISASTMGKYVKSVNDRLQ is encoded by the coding sequence ATGAGTAAAGACTCTAAAGCTAGACACCAAAAGGGGAAGTTACTGTCATTTATCCCGAATGGTGAGTACTATTTTTCCAAAGGGATTAAGGCGTACCACCGCAGGGATTTTCATAAAGCAAAGAAATATTTAATGCGGGCGATGCAGCTTGAGCCGGGTGAACCGATGATTATCTGCCAGCTTGCGATTGTTCATTCAGAAATGGGTGAGTATCAGGAGTCGAATCAGCTGCTTCATATGATATTGGAGGAGCTTGATGAGGATATGGTGGAATGCCATTATTTCCTTGCCAACAACTATGCTCATATGGGCCTTTTCAAAGATGCTTACACACATGCAAATACGTATCTGGATTTGGATCGGGACGGAGAGTTTACAGAAGATACAGAGGATCTGCTGGAACTGCTGACGCTTGAGGCGGAAGATTTGGATGACGAGCTTTACGAGCAGGATGACCTGATTACGAAGCAGGAACATGCACGGGAATTGCTGGAGTCCGGCCATTTTCCAAAAGCGGTTGAAATCCTGAACTCTGTTATTGATGAGTATCCGGAGTACTGGTCCGCATATAACAATTTGGCCCTGGCGTATTTTTACCTTGGAGAAGTGCAAAAGGCATCAGATATTTTAGAGAAGGTGCTGGAAGAAAATCCGGGCAATCTCCACGCTCTGTGCAACAAGCTTGTCTTTGCTTTTTACGAGCGGGATGTCAGGCAGGTGCGCTTGTTGAAAGAGGCTCTGAAAAAAATCAAGCCGCTCTCCATTGAACATCAGTTCAAGCTTGGTGCCACTTTTGCTTTGACCGGCGAGTATGAGGCTGCCTTTGCATGGCTTCGTAAGCTTCAAAAGAAAGGCTTTGAAGGGGACGGACCATTTTATTACTGGCTTTCTTATTCAGCCTATTTTACGGGCCGGGAAGAGATGGCGAAATCGGCATGGAAGAAAGCAATCGAGATTAATCCTGAAAAAGAAGGCTTTGAGCCCTGGAACGATGAAAAGGTTACCAGCAGCGGCTTTGAAGACCATTATTCATCCATTTTAAAAAAGCTGGAAAGCGACTATATCGAGGAGCGGCTATTCGGCCTTTTCCTTACGTCAGTATCCAGCAGAAGAGATGAAATTTTGACGTCTGAAGCAATTGTACGAAACGATAAGTTTTCAGCTATGGAGAAGGAATATCTTTCTTTTGTGAAAACTGACCAGGAAGCGCCTGCCCAGGTTCAGGCTGCGCATGAGACAGCTGAACTGTTTTATGAAAACTACCATCCGATTGGCACGGTGGAAGCCGGACTATATTTAATGTGGTTTACTATTTTTGCTGAATTGACAAATAACCGGCAGAATATAAAAAACAAAAAGGCCTGGGCTGCAGCAATTGAGTATGTCTGGCATAAGCTTCGAAACGAAAAGGTTTCCCAATCAAAAATTGCAGGGAGATACGGCATTTCCGCTTCGACGATGGGCAAATATGTAAAATCGGTGAACGACCGCCTTCAGTGA
- the trxB gene encoding thioredoxin-disulfide reductase: MTEEKIYDVIIAGAGPAGMTAAVYTSRANLSTLMIERGVPGGQMANTEEVENYPGFDHILGPDLSTKMFDHAKKFGAEYAYGDIKEIIDGEEYKTVVAGSKQYKARSVIISAGAEYKKLGIPGEKELGGRGVSYCAVCDGAFFKGKELVVVGGGDSAVEEGVYLTRFASKVTIVHRRDQLRAQAILQQRAFDNEKIDFIWNTTVKEVNDKDGKVGSVTLVSAETGEEREFKADGVFIYIGMVPLSKPFESLGITNSNGYIETNDRMETKVEGIFAAGDIREKSLRQIVTATGDGSIAAQSAQHYVEELQESLKARK, from the coding sequence GTGACTGAAGAAAAAATTTATGACGTCATTATCGCTGGCGCAGGGCCGGCAGGGATGACTGCTGCTGTATATACATCTCGTGCAAATCTGTCTACTCTAATGATTGAACGCGGTGTTCCGGGCGGACAAATGGCCAATACAGAAGAAGTGGAAAACTATCCTGGTTTTGACCATATTTTAGGGCCGGATTTATCCACCAAAATGTTCGATCATGCGAAGAAATTTGGCGCTGAATATGCGTATGGAGATATTAAAGAAATCATTGACGGCGAGGAATACAAAACGGTTGTTGCGGGATCGAAGCAATATAAAGCACGCTCTGTGATTATTTCTGCTGGTGCGGAGTACAAAAAGCTTGGCATTCCTGGTGAAAAAGAGCTTGGCGGACGCGGTGTATCCTATTGTGCGGTCTGTGATGGAGCATTCTTTAAAGGCAAAGAGCTTGTTGTTGTCGGCGGCGGTGACTCTGCTGTTGAAGAAGGTGTATATTTGACCCGTTTCGCCTCTAAAGTGACAATCGTTCATAGACGGGACCAGCTTCGTGCGCAGGCAATCCTGCAGCAGCGTGCGTTTGATAATGAAAAAATCGACTTTATCTGGAACACTACAGTGAAGGAAGTCAATGATAAGGACGGAAAAGTAGGCAGCGTAACGCTTGTGTCTGCTGAAACCGGTGAAGAAAGAGAATTCAAGGCAGATGGTGTCTTCATCTATATCGGCATGGTCCCTCTTTCCAAACCATTTGAAAGCCTCGGCATTACGAACAGCAATGGCTATATTGAAACAAACGACCGAATGGAAACAAAGGTGGAAGGCATTTTTGCAGCTGGGGATATCCGCGAAAAATCCCTTCGCCAGATCGTTACAGCTACAGGTGATGGAAGCATCGCAGCGCAAAGCGCCCAGCACTATGTGGAAGAATTACAAGAAAGCCTTAAAGCGAGAAAATAA
- a CDS encoding 8-oxo-dGTP diphosphatase, with translation MQRVTNCVLLKDDKVLLLQKPRRGWWVAPGGKMEPGESVRDSCIREFREETGIYLRNPNIKGIFTFIMKDGDKAVQEWMMFTFLATASDGLNLDESEEGKLRWHPFSEIKNLPMAAGDSHILEYMIHGQGMIYGTFTYTSDFELLSYRLDPS, from the coding sequence TTGCAGCGAGTCACGAACTGTGTGTTACTTAAAGACGATAAAGTATTGCTTTTACAAAAGCCGAGAAGAGGCTGGTGGGTGGCTCCGGGCGGAAAGATGGAGCCTGGTGAATCAGTGAGGGACTCGTGCATTCGTGAGTTCAGGGAAGAAACAGGCATCTATCTGCGCAATCCGAATATTAAAGGCATTTTTACGTTCATCATGAAGGATGGCGATAAGGCCGTACAGGAGTGGATGATGTTTACTTTTCTGGCAACAGCTTCTGATGGGCTGAACTTGGATGAATCAGAGGAAGGCAAGCTTCGCTGGCATCCGTTTTCAGAGATTAAGAATCTGCCGATGGCTGCCGGAGATTCACATATTTTGGAGTATATGATTCATGGACAAGGCATGATTTATGGAACGTTTACGTATACGTCAGATTTTGAACTGCTTAGTTACAGGCTGGATCCAAGCTGA
- the rapZ gene encoding RNase adapter RapZ, translated as MSTGAVNDTQMVIITGMSGAGKTVAIQSFEDLGFFCVDNLPPTLLPKFLELMKESGNKMNKVALVMDLRGREFFDHLFKALDELSETSWVTPQILYLDADDSTLVRRYKETRRFHPLAPAGLPLEGIKLERELLEELKGRAQLIYNTSQMKPRELREKILTEFSLNKKTIFTVNVMSFGFKHGIPIDADLVFDVRFLPNPHYIEHMRPKTGLDEEVSSYVLKWTETSKFLEKVTELLSFMLPHYKREGKAQLVVAIGCTGGQHRSVALTEYIADFYSKDYHTAITHRDIQRRKENIK; from the coding sequence ATGAGTACGGGTGCAGTTAATGATACTCAAATGGTGATAATTACGGGAATGTCAGGGGCAGGGAAAACAGTAGCCATCCAAAGCTTTGAAGATCTTGGCTTCTTCTGTGTAGATAATTTGCCGCCGACGCTGCTGCCGAAATTCCTTGAACTTATGAAGGAATCAGGGAATAAAATGAATAAGGTGGCATTGGTGATGGATTTGCGCGGCCGTGAGTTTTTTGACCACTTATTTAAGGCGCTGGATGAATTATCCGAAACATCCTGGGTCACCCCGCAAATTTTATATCTTGATGCAGATGATTCGACACTTGTCAGAAGATATAAAGAAACAAGACGATTCCATCCCCTTGCACCAGCAGGATTGCCTCTTGAAGGCATAAAGCTTGAACGGGAGCTGCTCGAAGAATTAAAAGGCAGGGCCCAGCTTATTTATAACACATCGCAAATGAAGCCGAGGGAATTGCGCGAGAAAATTCTAACGGAATTCTCATTGAATAAAAAAACAATATTTACGGTTAACGTCATGTCTTTTGGCTTTAAGCATGGAATTCCAATTGATGCCGACCTGGTATTCGATGTCCGGTTCCTTCCGAATCCGCATTATATTGAGCATATGAGGCCGAAGACAGGGTTAGATGAAGAGGTATCCAGCTATGTGCTGAAATGGACCGAAACTAGTAAATTTCTCGAAAAGGTTACGGAGCTGCTGAGCTTTATGCTTCCGCATTATAAACGGGAAGGGAAGGCTCAATTGGTCGTTGCAATCGGCTGTACAGGAGGCCAGCATCGTTCGGTAGCGCTGACAGAATATATCGCTGACTTTTACAGCAAGGATTACCATACGGCAATCACGCACCGTGACATCCAGAGGAGAAAGGAAAACATCAAATGA
- a CDS encoding YvcK family protein codes for MNRQPRIVIIGGGTGLPVLLRGLKQYLVDITAIVTVADDGGSSGRLRNDLHIPPPGDIRNVLAALSDVEPLIEEMFQHRFATSNELSGHSLGNLILAAMTSITGNFVHAIQEMSKVLNVRGKVLPAANQSVVLHAEMEDGTIVSGESKIPYSGKKIKRVFLTPKNIKALTESLQAIRQADMIIIGPGSLYTSILPNLLVPRLGREVCHSKAKKVYICNLMTQAGETLDYTASDHVKALYDHMGCAFINTILVNNEEIPPHIQERYSEEMAKPVVYDTGALTELGLEIMHGEIVSHEGGIIRHDTKEVAQMLYNLLLHETNRRFNA; via the coding sequence ATGAACCGACAGCCAAGAATCGTCATCATCGGAGGAGGAACAGGGCTCCCTGTCCTCTTAAGGGGATTAAAACAATACCTTGTTGATATAACTGCCATTGTGACAGTTGCCGATGATGGCGGCAGTTCAGGAAGATTGAGAAATGATCTTCATATTCCGCCTCCCGGTGACATCCGCAATGTGCTGGCAGCTCTTTCAGACGTGGAGCCGCTCATTGAGGAGATGTTCCAGCACCGCTTTGCGACATCCAATGAGTTATCCGGGCATTCGCTTGGCAATTTAATTCTCGCGGCAATGACCTCGATTACAGGAAACTTTGTTCATGCGATTCAGGAAATGAGCAAGGTGTTAAACGTAAGGGGCAAGGTGTTGCCGGCTGCTAATCAGAGTGTGGTCCTTCATGCTGAAATGGAAGACGGGACCATAGTATCGGGAGAATCAAAAATTCCTTATTCTGGTAAAAAAATTAAGCGGGTATTTTTAACCCCTAAAAATATTAAAGCCCTGACTGAATCACTGCAGGCTATCAGACAGGCTGATATGATCATCATCGGGCCTGGCAGTTTATATACCAGTATTCTTCCAAATCTGCTTGTCCCTAGGCTGGGACGTGAGGTCTGTCATTCGAAAGCGAAAAAGGTGTATATATGCAATTTAATGACACAGGCAGGAGAGACACTCGATTATACGGCAAGTGATCATGTAAAAGCACTGTATGATCATATGGGCTGTGCTTTTATCAATACCATTCTGGTAAACAATGAAGAAATTCCTCCCCATATTCAGGAGCGGTACAGCGAGGAAATGGCAAAGCCTGTTGTGTATGATACAGGTGCTCTTACCGAACTGGGCCTTGAAATTATGCACGGTGAAATTGTCAGCCACGAAGGCGGGATCATTCGCCATGATACAAAAGAAGTTGCCCAAATGTTATATAATTTGCTTTTACATGAAACCAATAGGCGTTTTAATGCGTAA
- the whiA gene encoding DNA-binding protein WhiA — protein sequence MSFASETKKELTNLEIKDCCGKAELSALIRMNGSLSFSSRKLIVDIQTENAAIARRIYTLIKRNYNVQVELLVRKKMRLKKNNVYIVRLTEQASIILDDLKILSEGFVFTHDISNELIKKKCCKRSYLRGAFLAGGSVNNPETSSYHLEISSLYKEHNDSLCELMNTFGLNSKTLERKKGYITYLKEAEKITEFLNIIGAHAALLRFEDIRIVRDMRNSVNRLVNCETANLNKTIGAALRQVENIRFIDQTVGLQVLPDKLREIAELRVAYQDVTLKELGEMVSGGNISKSGINHRLRKIDEIAEKLRAGDTIDAH from the coding sequence ATGTCTTTCGCTTCGGAAACGAAAAAAGAATTGACGAACCTGGAAATAAAAGACTGCTGCGGCAAAGCGGAATTGTCCGCCTTGATCAGGATGAATGGTTCACTTTCTTTTTCCAGCCGGAAATTGATTGTGGATATTCAGACGGAGAATGCAGCAATCGCAAGAAGGATTTACACACTGATTAAAAGGAATTACAACGTTCAGGTTGAGCTCCTGGTCCGGAAAAAAATGCGGCTGAAAAAGAACAATGTTTATATTGTCAGGCTAACGGAACAGGCCAGCATAATTCTTGATGATCTGAAAATTTTAAGCGAGGGATTCGTATTTACACACGATATCTCCAATGAGCTCATAAAAAAGAAATGCTGTAAGCGTTCTTATCTGCGCGGTGCATTCCTTGCCGGGGGATCGGTTAATAATCCGGAGACCTCCTCCTATCATCTAGAGATCTCTTCACTTTACAAGGAGCATAATGACTCCCTTTGTGAACTGATGAATACGTTCGGGCTGAACAGCAAAACGCTTGAACGGAAAAAAGGCTATATCACTTATTTAAAGGAAGCCGAAAAAATAACGGAGTTCCTCAATATTATCGGAGCACACGCTGCTCTGCTCCGATTTGAAGACATCCGGATTGTCCGCGATATGCGAAACTCGGTCAATCGACTCGTAAATTGTGAAACAGCGAACTTAAACAAAACAATCGGAGCTGCCTTGCGTCAGGTGGAAAATATCCGGTTCATCGATCAAACTGTCGGACTTCAGGTTTTGCCTGACAAACTGAGGGAAATTGCCGAATTGCGTGTAGCTTACCAGGATGTCACCTTAAAAGAGCTCGGGGAAATGGTCTCAGGCGGAAATATCAGTAAATCAGGTATTAATCACAGATTAAGAAAAATAGATGAAATCGCTGAGAAACTCCGGGCGGGCGACACAATAGATGCTCACTGA
- a CDS encoding HPr family phosphocarrier protein — protein sequence MAEKQVKVKLKTGLQARPAALFVQEANRFSSDIFLEKDGKKVNAKSIMGLMSLAVSSGSVITLRAEGNDENEALESLSNYIQKEN from the coding sequence ATGGCGGAAAAACAGGTTAAAGTTAAGCTGAAAACAGGATTACAGGCACGTCCGGCGGCACTGTTCGTACAGGAGGCCAATCGGTTCTCATCCGATATTTTTCTGGAGAAAGACGGAAAGAAGGTAAATGCGAAAAGCATAATGGGGCTAATGAGTCTGGCTGTAAGCTCAGGATCAGTTATTACCCTCAGGGCTGAGGGGAACGACGAAAACGAAGCTCTTGAATCACTGTCAAACTATATTCAGAAGGAAAACTAA
- the clpP gene encoding ATP-dependent Clp endopeptidase proteolytic subunit ClpP has translation MNLIPTVIEQTNRGERAYDIYSRLLKDRIIMLGSAIDDNVANSIVAQLLFLEAENPEKDISIYINSPGGSITAGMAIYDTMQFIKPKVQTICIGMAASMGAFLLAAGEKGKRFALPNSEVMIHQPLGGAQGQATEIEIAAKRILFLREKLNTILSERTGQPLEVIARDTDRDNFMTAERALEYGLVDQIISRNSLDKKKDK, from the coding sequence ATGAACTTAATCCCTACAGTTATTGAACAAACAAACCGCGGGGAGCGCGCTTATGATATTTACTCCCGCCTTTTAAAAGACCGCATCATTATGCTGGGAAGCGCAATCGATGACAATGTGGCAAACTCAATTGTTGCCCAGCTTTTATTCCTTGAAGCAGAAAATCCTGAAAAAGACATTTCCATTTACATTAATAGCCCGGGCGGAAGCATTACGGCTGGTATGGCTATTTATGATACGATGCAATTCATCAAGCCGAAGGTACAAACCATTTGTATCGGTATGGCAGCATCTATGGGTGCATTCCTTCTTGCTGCTGGTGAGAAAGGCAAGCGTTTTGCCCTTCCAAACAGTGAAGTCATGATTCATCAGCCGCTGGGCGGAGCTCAGGGACAGGCGACTGAAATCGAAATCGCTGCAAAGCGCATTCTTTTCCTTCGCGAAAAATTAAACACCATTCTATCAGAGCGCACTGGACAGCCGCTTGAAGTCATCGCGAGAGACACTGACCGCGATAACTTTATGACAGCTGAAAGAGCTCTCGAATACGGTTTGGTTGACCAAATCATATCCAGAAATTCTTTGGATAAGAAAAAGGATAAATAA
- a CDS encoding nucleoside transporter C-terminal domain-containing protein, which produces MGLLTAIAGIVLLICIAYMMSNDKKRVNFKGIGVMMIIQLGLAFFMLNTSIGQQALQAVVNGVNKVLSFGKEGTAFVFGDIGGTDAFFINVLMAIIFVTSLLGILTYTRILPLAIKYIGGFVAKITGLPKVESFVAVNSMVFGDTTAILSVKSQIPKLSANRLFVVTTSSLVAVSCSILGAYMQMIPAEFVLVALPINIFSGLILSSIVCPVPEEEDEDIDIKEMIPEKSIFEAIGNWTLLGGRTALIVGAMLITYVALLAMINAGFDAVIGMTFTEILGYIFAPVAFMMGIPASEIVQAGSVMGTKLAANEFVAMLGFAEMIPDLSPKTVGIVSAFLISFANFSSIGIILGTVQAINGEKASMFAKMGLKVLLVATMGSVLTGSIVGLFL; this is translated from the coding sequence ATTGGTCTTTTGACTGCGATTGCAGGAATTGTCTTATTAATATGTATAGCATATATGATGAGTAACGATAAGAAGAGGGTTAACTTCAAAGGTATTGGAGTTATGATGATTATTCAGTTAGGCTTAGCATTCTTTATGTTAAATACTTCAATAGGTCAACAAGCTTTACAAGCAGTTGTTAATGGTGTTAATAAGGTTCTGTCTTTTGGGAAGGAAGGAACAGCTTTTGTTTTTGGTGATATCGGCGGAACAGATGCTTTTTTTATAAACGTTTTAATGGCGATTATCTTTGTAACCAGTTTACTGGGCATTCTAACCTACACTCGCATCTTGCCATTAGCAATTAAATACATAGGTGGATTTGTTGCTAAAATTACAGGCTTGCCAAAGGTTGAATCATTCGTTGCTGTTAACTCTATGGTGTTCGGAGATACTACTGCTATATTATCAGTTAAGTCTCAGATCCCTAAGTTATCGGCAAATCGATTGTTCGTTGTTACTACAAGCTCTCTTGTTGCCGTTTCCTGCTCTATCCTAGGGGCCTACATGCAGATGATTCCTGCAGAATTTGTTCTTGTAGCGCTTCCTATAAATATTTTTAGCGGACTGATCCTTTCATCTATTGTGTGTCCTGTGCCTGAAGAAGAGGATGAAGACATTGATATTAAAGAAATGATTCCAGAAAAATCTATTTTTGAGGCAATCGGAAACTGGACTTTGCTAGGTGGAAGGACTGCACTTATTGTTGGGGCTATGCTTATTACTTATGTAGCATTACTCGCAATGATTAATGCAGGATTCGACGCTGTTATTGGTATGACTTTTACAGAAATTCTGGGTTATATCTTTGCACCTGTCGCTTTCATGATGGGTATCCCTGCTTCTGAAATCGTACAAGCAGGGTCAGTAATGGGGACAAAACTTGCTGCTAATGAGTTCGTTGCAATGCTTGGTTTTGCGGAGATGATTCCAGATTTGAGTCCTAAAACAGTGGGGATTGTGTCAGCATTCCTAATCTCTTTTGCTAACTTTAGTTCAATCGGTATTATCTTAGGGACTGTACAAGCCATTAATGGGGAGAAGGCTTCCATGTTCGCTAAAATGGGGCTGAAAGTATTATTGGTTGCTACGATGGGCAGCGTCTTAACAGGCTCTATTGTTGGTTTGTTCCTTTAA
- the rpoN gene encoding RNA polymerase factor sigma-54 encodes MNLKAGLWQQQTMKLTMTQELTQAIALLQYSTQELSAFLESKALDNPLLKVESGHVKTMDPRYDRVKLTRTKVEKDKINWIEQIGCGKTMMLDEYLKSQLHLKLNKDEQKVIEHLIESLDENGYLRADLQTAARTLQMPLENVEQMLEELQELEPAGIGARNLQECLSLQIKRLPERNELAEIIIDDYFTFFAEKKWKEIAKQLSVELKEIQEVFDLVQTMNPRPASSFQSEKSAYITPDVIIQWDGSSFSVSVFDEVLPKISFNEGYYKKFSATGDRNVSRFLQEKQQDYQWIMRSIEQRKETLANVTLKIVEKQQDFFIKGPSHLKPMTMKEISDELEIHESTVSRAVREKYAQTPYGTYELRSFFSSTIKTTSDENTSSQQVKTIISKMIEGENKQKPLSDQELVKLLKEQEGMVVSRRTIAKYRDQLGIPSSSKRKRYD; translated from the coding sequence ATGAATTTGAAAGCTGGGTTATGGCAGCAGCAGACAATGAAATTAACAATGACACAGGAGCTGACACAGGCGATTGCCCTTCTGCAATACAGCACACAGGAGCTCTCTGCATTCCTGGAAAGCAAAGCGCTTGATAATCCCCTTTTAAAAGTAGAGTCCGGTCATGTCAAGACGATGGATCCCCGTTATGACCGTGTCAAACTGACGAGAACAAAAGTCGAAAAAGATAAAATAAATTGGATTGAGCAGATTGGCTGCGGAAAGACGATGATGCTGGATGAATATTTGAAATCGCAGCTTCATTTGAAATTAAACAAGGACGAACAAAAAGTGATTGAGCATCTTATTGAGAGCCTTGATGAAAACGGTTACTTACGTGCAGATCTGCAGACAGCAGCCAGGACTCTCCAGATGCCCCTTGAAAATGTGGAGCAAATGCTTGAAGAGCTGCAGGAACTCGAGCCTGCTGGCATTGGCGCTAGGAATCTTCAGGAGTGCCTGTCCCTGCAGATTAAGAGATTGCCAGAGAGAAATGAACTGGCTGAAATCATTATAGATGACTACTTTACCTTTTTTGCGGAAAAGAAATGGAAGGAGATTGCCAAGCAGCTCAGTGTGGAGCTAAAAGAGATTCAGGAGGTATTCGACCTCGTGCAGACCATGAATCCAAGACCGGCTTCATCCTTTCAAAGCGAGAAATCCGCATATATAACACCGGACGTGATTATTCAGTGGGATGGAAGCTCTTTTTCCGTAAGTGTTTTTGATGAAGTGCTTCCTAAAATCAGTTTTAATGAAGGCTATTATAAAAAGTTTTCGGCCACTGGAGACCGGAATGTCAGCCGCTTTTTGCAGGAAAAGCAGCAGGATTACCAATGGATCATGAGGAGCATCGAGCAGAGAAAAGAGACACTTGCAAATGTGACACTTAAAATCGTTGAAAAACAGCAGGACTTTTTTATAAAAGGACCTTCTCATCTGAAGCCGATGACTATGAAGGAAATATCAGATGAACTTGAAATACATGAATCAACTGTCAGCCGTGCTGTCCGGGAAAAATATGCACAAACCCCATATGGGACGTATGAGCTGAGATCGTTCTTCTCAAGCACGATCAAAACAACCTCCGATGAAAATACGTCTTCACAGCAGGTAAAGACGATTATTAGTAAAATGATTGAAGGGGAAAATAAGCAAAAGCCTTTATCCGATCAAGAGCTTGTGAAGCTGCTGAAGGAACAAGAGGGGATGGTTGTCAGCAGAAGGACGATTGCAAAATATCGGGATCAGCTGGGTATTCCATCATCATCGAAACGGAAAAGGTATGACTGA